From the Petrotoga miotherma DSM 10691 genome, one window contains:
- the glpK gene encoding glycerol kinase GlpK: MEKYILSIDQGTTSSRAIIFDHDGNVVSLAQQEFMQYYPKPGWVEHDPNEIWATTMGVIADAMARGNIKRSQISAIGITNQRETTVIWDAETGKPVHNAIVWQDRRTSKICDNLKEKGLEEAIKHKTGLMVDAYFSGTKIKWILDNIEGVREKAEAGKLRFGTIDTWLIWKLTNGKVHVTDYTNASRTMIYNIFDLKWDEDLLKELNIPFSLLPEVKPSSQIYGNTDVDVFGAEVPIAGIAGDQQAATFGQVCYEKGMVKNTYGTGCFMLMNTGEDPIESKHGLLTTIAYGIDGKVNYALEGSIFVTGAAVQWLRDELKIVDSAADTEYYATKVKDNGGVYFVPAFAGLGAPYWDMYARGTIVGLTRGSSKAHIIRATLESIAYQTRDVLEAMEADSGIKLKTLRVDGGAALNNFLLQFQSDILGVEVERPVVNETTALGAAYLAGLAVGYWNGQEELLRKWKRDALFTPQMDEDERERLYAGWKRAVERAKNWIEEK; the protein is encoded by the coding sequence ATGGAAAAGTATATTTTATCAATCGATCAAGGGACTACAAGTTCTCGGGCTATAATTTTTGATCACGATGGGAATGTTGTTAGTTTAGCACAGCAAGAATTTATGCAGTATTATCCTAAACCCGGATGGGTAGAGCATGATCCCAATGAAATTTGGGCAACTACAATGGGAGTTATAGCAGATGCTATGGCTCGAGGGAATATTAAACGTAGTCAGATCAGTGCGATTGGTATAACTAATCAAAGGGAGACAACCGTTATTTGGGATGCAGAAACGGGGAAACCTGTTCACAATGCAATCGTTTGGCAAGATAGAAGGACTTCAAAAATTTGTGATAATTTGAAAGAAAAAGGTTTAGAAGAAGCTATTAAGCATAAGACAGGTCTTATGGTAGATGCTTACTTTTCTGGAACTAAAATTAAATGGATTTTGGATAATATTGAAGGAGTCAGAGAAAAAGCAGAAGCTGGAAAACTTAGATTTGGAACTATAGATACGTGGTTAATCTGGAAGCTAACTAATGGAAAAGTTCACGTTACTGATTATACCAATGCATCCAGAACAATGATATACAATATTTTCGATCTTAAATGGGATGAAGATCTTCTTAAAGAGTTAAATATACCTTTTTCTCTTTTACCAGAGGTAAAACCTTCGAGTCAAATATATGGTAATACCGATGTAGATGTATTCGGCGCAGAAGTACCCATTGCTGGAATAGCAGGAGATCAGCAAGCTGCTACGTTTGGTCAGGTTTGCTATGAAAAAGGTATGGTAAAAAACACATATGGCACCGGTTGTTTCATGTTAATGAACACTGGGGAAGATCCTATTGAATCTAAACATGGTTTATTAACTACAATAGCTTACGGAATTGATGGGAAGGTTAACTATGCCTTGGAAGGATCTATTTTCGTTACAGGTGCTGCTGTTCAATGGCTTAGAGATGAGTTAAAGATAGTTGATAGTGCTGCAGATACTGAATATTATGCAACTAAAGTCAAAGATAATGGTGGTGTTTATTTTGTGCCGGCATTTGCAGGGCTTGGAGCGCCTTATTGGGATATGTATGCAAGGGGTACAATCGTTGGCTTAACAAGAGGATCATCAAAAGCACACATTATTAGAGCTACTTTGGAATCTATAGCATATCAAACAAGAGATGTTCTTGAAGCTATGGAGGCCGATTCGGGTATAAAACTTAAAACTCTCCGAGTAGATGGTGGTGCTGCATTAAATAATTTCCTTTTGCAATTTCAATCTGATATTCTTGGTGTAGAGGTTGAAAGGCCCGTAGTTAATGAGACGACAGCGTTAGGTGCAGCATATTTGGCGGGTTTGGCAGTAGGATATTGGAATGGTCAGGAGGAATTATTAAGAAAATGGAAACGGGATGCCCTTTTTACTCCTCAAATGGATGAGGATGAAAGGGAAAGATTGTACGCTGGTTGGAAAAGAGCCGTTGAAAGGGCAAAAAATTGGATTGAAGAAAAATAA
- a CDS encoding NAD(P)/FAD-dependent oxidoreductase, giving the protein MKYETDVVVLGGGGGGMAAAKAADKNGANVILIEREEENGGVLNQCIHNGFGIHYYRKDLTGPEFKETLQEELANTNIKILNSAFVLNVNKDKQLTFVNHKGIHEIKTKALVMATGARERHFNSLAVPGDRVAGIFTAGVAQKYINLQNLKPANSALIVGSGDIGLIMARRLHLEGIEVKGVVEILPYPGGLERNVQQCLRDYNIPLYLSHTVTRVEGNKRLSKVYVSQVDENRQVIPNTEKVFNVDALITSVGLIPLTDPVKFVETGPGFITSNTNQTSEDWIFAAGNCTVVFDLVDYVSREGEKAGKYAALYSQNQYFPEQKVKVKKGKNINILHPMYIDPNERTKLYLRVSKTFKRAEVTVEPLGIKMIEEEARPSEMIEISIKPFKDKNLKEIEVSARELG; this is encoded by the coding sequence ATGAAATACGAAACAGATGTTGTTGTATTAGGTGGTGGCGGAGGAGGAATGGCCGCTGCTAAGGCTGCAGATAAAAATGGTGCAAACGTTATTCTTATAGAAAGGGAAGAAGAAAACGGTGGAGTTTTAAATCAATGTATTCACAATGGTTTTGGGATACATTATTATAGAAAAGATTTAACTGGCCCAGAATTCAAAGAAACGCTTCAAGAAGAATTAGCCAATACGAATATAAAAATATTGAACAGTGCCTTTGTGTTGAATGTGAATAAAGATAAACAATTGACTTTTGTGAATCATAAAGGGATACACGAGATAAAAACAAAGGCTTTAGTTATGGCAACAGGGGCAAGAGAAAGACATTTTAATTCACTTGCGGTTCCGGGTGATAGGGTTGCTGGTATTTTTACCGCAGGAGTAGCTCAAAAATACATCAACCTTCAAAATCTCAAGCCAGCCAATAGCGCCTTAATAGTTGGTTCAGGAGATATTGGATTGATAATGGCTCGCCGGCTTCATTTAGAGGGAATAGAAGTAAAAGGTGTTGTAGAAATTTTGCCATACCCAGGTGGGTTGGAAAGAAACGTTCAACAGTGTCTAAGAGATTATAATATTCCATTGTATCTTTCTCATACCGTCACAAGAGTCGAAGGAAATAAGAGATTGAGTAAAGTTTACGTATCTCAAGTTGATGAAAATAGGCAAGTTATTCCAAACACGGAAAAGGTATTTAACGTGGATGCCCTCATAACATCCGTTGGCCTTATACCTTTAACAGACCCTGTAAAATTTGTTGAAACTGGTCCTGGATTTATCACATCTAATACTAATCAAACTTCTGAAGATTGGATCTTTGCAGCTGGGAACTGTACAGTTGTATTTGACTTAGTGGATTATGTTTCAAGAGAAGGGGAAAAAGCCGGTAAATATGCTGCTCTTTATTCACAAAATCAATACTTTCCAGAGCAAAAGGTAAAAGTTAAAAAAGGTAAAAATATAAATATATTGCATCCAATGTATATAGATCCCAACGAAAGGACAAAGTTGTACCTTAGAGTTTCAAAAACTTTCAAAAGAGCGGAAGTTACAGTAGAACCTCTTGGAATTAAGATGATAGAAGAAGAAGCTAGACCTTCTGAAATGATTGAAATTTCCATAAAACCATTTAAGGATAAGAATTTGAAAGAAATAGAGGTGAGTGCACGTGAACTCGGTTGA
- a CDS encoding NAD(P)/FAD-dependent oxidoreductase, whose translation MIAVIGSGIVGSLIAREINKYIEDVFIFEARNGIGTGVTKGNSGIIHGGYDDTPGSLRSELCYKGNKLYDEISQELSVEVKRVGSHVVALNEDELKAIDELEERAIQNGVKEYEILDKVELLEMEPNLNKSALKSFYCPIAGVTEPWEVAMQATKSVEINGGKVLKNKKLVEVKKKDNKFELFFEDGSSYIADLVINVAGLYADEVAKLFGDEVPYIFPVKGEYYLLGKDIKYANAVIFPTPSKLTKGCLVVPTVDGGYLAGPTAHGVKSKQDLSTTQEGLLEVREKSLRLVPTLDFSRNVIKTFAGLRPETKEKDFHIDVGGGNVIHVSGIRSPGLTAAPAIAKYVVEYLIQEKLHINLQKRKNYIGQIEKVPHLVEKDYDYWERVIQEDPDAGEMICYCNKITKKEIKEAIKNGARTLDDVKFATRASFGECQGSFCIPKILKIISEETGLKPEEVLQNEKGSWIINSEVRAI comes from the coding sequence TTGATAGCGGTTATAGGTTCTGGAATAGTAGGAAGTTTAATCGCAAGAGAAATTAACAAATATATAGAAGATGTCTTCATATTTGAGGCAAGAAACGGAATAGGAACAGGTGTCACAAAAGGAAATTCTGGAATAATTCACGGGGGGTATGACGATACTCCTGGAAGTTTAAGGTCAGAACTGTGTTATAAGGGTAATAAATTGTACGATGAGATATCCCAGGAACTTTCTGTAGAAGTGAAAAGAGTTGGATCACATGTTGTTGCATTAAACGAAGATGAGTTAAAAGCGATCGATGAGTTGGAAGAAAGAGCAATTCAAAACGGGGTCAAAGAATATGAGATTTTAGATAAGGTAGAACTATTAGAAATGGAGCCAAATTTAAATAAGAGTGCTTTAAAATCCTTTTATTGCCCTATAGCAGGTGTGACTGAGCCATGGGAAGTAGCTATGCAAGCTACAAAATCGGTAGAGATCAATGGAGGAAAAGTTTTAAAAAATAAGAAACTTGTTGAAGTAAAAAAGAAAGATAACAAGTTTGAATTGTTCTTTGAAGATGGGAGCAGTTATATAGCAGATTTAGTTATTAATGTTGCAGGATTATATGCAGATGAAGTAGCAAAACTTTTTGGAGATGAGGTACCTTATATTTTCCCTGTAAAAGGTGAGTATTATCTTTTAGGAAAGGACATAAAGTATGCAAATGCTGTCATTTTTCCAACTCCCTCTAAGTTGACGAAAGGTTGTTTGGTGGTTCCGACTGTGGATGGGGGTTATTTAGCTGGGCCTACTGCTCATGGTGTGAAATCAAAACAAGATCTTTCTACGACTCAAGAAGGGCTTTTAGAAGTCAGAGAAAAATCTTTGAGGTTGGTTCCAACTTTAGATTTTTCAAGGAATGTAATTAAAACGTTTGCCGGTCTAAGACCTGAAACAAAGGAAAAAGATTTTCATATCGATGTAGGTGGAGGGAATGTTATACATGTTTCTGGTATAAGATCCCCTGGATTAACCGCTGCACCTGCGATCGCTAAATACGTTGTAGAATATCTTATTCAAGAAAAGTTACATATTAATTTACAAAAAAGGAAAAATTACATCGGTCAAATAGAAAAAGTTCCACATTTAGTGGAAAAGGATTATGACTACTGGGAAAGAGTCATTCAAGAAGATCCAGATGCTGGAGAAATGATTTGTTATTGTAACAAAATAACAAAAAAAGAGATTAAAGAGGCTATAAAAAACGGTGCAAGAACTTTAGATGATGTTAAATTTGCTACGAGAGCTTCCTTTGGAGAATGTCAAGGAAGTTTTTGCATACCAAAGATATTGAAAATAATCTCCGAAGAAACAGGGTTAAAACCAGAAGAAGTACTTCAAAATGAAAAAGGTTCGTGGATAATAAATTCCGAGGTGAGAGCGATATGA
- a CDS encoding MFS transporter yields the protein MKSEKLPLKTKLFYASGDIFGGGAFNIINFFYAIFLTDVIGLKMQYIAPILLIGKIWDAVTDPLMGFITDNTRTRFGRRRPYLLAGTFLVFISFFILWYPASFPNQLWKFIYALIAYIAFTTVYTMVMTPYTALGAELTLDYHERTSLNSYRLAFSLAAGLVCAVLPMLIVNAFSDIRTGYIMMAITFGLIFSIPWIGVFLFTKERKEFSKEKSTFNFFNMFFEPFKIKSFRLLIAMYLFAYLSIDVVSTIFAYYTKYYIGNEGLLPIALGALFITEIVFIPFYAFIAKKTSKNISYILGALVWCVAGFILFTLPPDVTMSHIILMAATIGAGVSGVAVMPHTIFGDVTDVAELKFGKREEGTLSGLMTFVRKVASGLAVAGVTFSLGLSGFVNPIDGVEQLQPESFLFALRFIISFVPIILLVLGIIAAARYPLNPRRHEKLREYLEAKRENETIKEELEKEIIELKKELI from the coding sequence GTGAAAAGTGAAAAACTACCTTTGAAAACTAAGTTATTCTATGCGTCGGGGGATATTTTTGGTGGTGGTGCTTTCAACATAATAAATTTTTTCTACGCTATATTCCTTACCGATGTCATTGGTCTGAAAATGCAGTATATTGCTCCCATTCTTTTGATTGGTAAGATTTGGGATGCCGTTACAGATCCTTTGATGGGATTCATTACAGATAATACAAGAACTAGGTTTGGCAGAAGAAGACCTTACTTGTTGGCAGGAACATTTTTGGTCTTTATATCTTTTTTCATTCTTTGGTATCCGGCAAGTTTTCCTAATCAATTGTGGAAATTCATTTACGCACTAATTGCATACATAGCTTTTACAACCGTTTATACAATGGTTATGACTCCTTACACTGCTTTAGGGGCAGAACTAACCTTAGATTACCATGAAAGAACATCTTTAAATTCCTATAGGCTTGCATTTTCATTGGCGGCAGGGCTGGTTTGTGCAGTGCTTCCAATGTTAATAGTGAATGCTTTTTCTGATATCAGAACAGGTTATATAATGATGGCAATAACCTTTGGCTTGATCTTTTCAATTCCATGGATAGGTGTTTTTCTATTCACCAAGGAAAGAAAAGAATTCTCTAAAGAAAAAAGTACCTTCAACTTTTTCAATATGTTTTTTGAACCTTTTAAAATCAAGAGTTTTCGGCTCCTTATTGCTATGTATCTTTTTGCATATTTATCGATAGATGTAGTCTCAACTATCTTTGCCTATTATACTAAGTATTATATTGGAAATGAAGGCCTACTTCCCATAGCGTTAGGTGCTCTTTTCATAACCGAAATTGTTTTTATCCCATTTTATGCCTTTATTGCTAAAAAGACATCCAAAAATATCTCATATATTTTAGGTGCATTAGTATGGTGTGTTGCGGGATTCATTCTTTTTACGTTGCCTCCTGATGTAACTATGTCCCACATAATTTTAATGGCGGCAACAATAGGAGCGGGAGTTTCAGGGGTTGCAGTTATGCCTCATACTATATTTGGGGATGTAACCGATGTTGCTGAATTAAAATTCGGTAAAAGAGAAGAGGGTACTTTAAGTGGTTTGATGACGTTTGTGAGAAAAGTGGCATCTGGCTTGGCAGTTGCAGGGGTTACCTTTTCATTGGGGCTATCAGGATTTGTTAACCCAATAGACGGAGTAGAACAGCTTCAACCTGAGAGTTTTTTGTTTGCGTTGAGATTTATAATCTCTTTCGTTCCGATAATTTTATTGGTTTTAGGAATAATTGCGGCTGCTAGATATCCTTTAAATCCTCGAAGACATGAAAAATTAAGAGAATATCTAGAGGCAAAAAGAGAGAATGAAACAATAAAAGAAGAATTAGAAAAAGAAATAATTGAATTAAAAAAAGAATTGATTTGA
- a CDS encoding alpha/beta hydrolase family protein: protein MMKDVVAKKKKYQKLLMLSIILILLGSVLAHLFNTSFYSTKVSRISFDTEKGELSGLLYIPKGANSQDPRPTIITTHGYLNSSEMQDAVAIELSRRGYVVLALDMYDHGHSINNTEFSSSSAFFSFWPTSIYDAVQYMYEQDYVLKDEAGNGIIAVGGHSMGGFSSTMAMVQDEQDYATTGIRKIHAGLTMGSDYSWSSYLGVTGDVAFQAYGPRIVGKVAAHYDEFFFDQEAFASGETVVYKDYTNTEEGRKFLGNPAEPQSETWYNLENGGKRIIYTPREIHPRNHFSITTTGHAIDFYNVAFEEYTSTNQNSANLPSGNQIWFLKELFSFVAMIGFFLLLVPLVLLISDLPFFSKLKTEINPEIKGPGTKKDKIIYWIIFSISALFPALFFPTLMDKAGTGMTVLKVFSVLVIALSVVKVIMGFVKKDKEGFKAIITGPALLSAVSIILLLILINSSNVLKLNSYFNEPATNQILYWAMVVTSVVAIIGLFTHYLNKNSQSISLKQYGFVVNWKSILASLVAALVAVLIAYLILFIIDTVFKVDFRIWTWAVKTFGSSHLVAALKYAPFFFLYFYVTGITVNANTGHMKGWKGYVAASVLNVGGLVLYLILQYGKLFITGTALFPSQSLSSILLFALIPTLLVATIYSKVLFKRTGNIYTGVFLNTFLVTMITVANTTLYSGLI, encoded by the coding sequence ATGATGAAGGATGTTGTTGCTAAGAAAAAGAAGTATCAAAAATTACTTATGCTGTCCATAATTTTAATTTTGCTTGGAAGTGTTCTTGCCCATTTATTTAATACTTCATTTTATTCTACTAAGGTAAGCAGAATAAGTTTTGATACTGAGAAGGGTGAATTATCTGGTCTGCTTTATATTCCAAAGGGTGCTAATAGTCAGGATCCAAGACCGACAATTATTACTACACATGGGTATTTAAATTCTAGTGAAATGCAGGATGCAGTGGCAATAGAGCTTTCCAGAAGGGGATATGTTGTCCTGGCTCTGGATATGTATGACCACGGTCATTCAATAAACAATACAGAATTTTCTAGCTCTAGCGCCTTCTTCTCTTTTTGGCCCACTAGTATCTATGATGCAGTACAGTATATGTATGAACAAGATTATGTATTAAAAGATGAGGCAGGGAATGGGATTATTGCTGTTGGTGGTCATTCTATGGGTGGATTTTCATCCACAATGGCTATGGTGCAGGATGAACAGGATTATGCAACTACTGGGATAAGAAAAATACATGCTGGTTTAACCATGGGTTCGGATTATAGTTGGTCGAGTTATTTAGGTGTAACTGGTGATGTAGCTTTCCAGGCTTATGGTCCCAGAATAGTTGGTAAAGTTGCAGCTCATTATGATGAATTCTTCTTTGATCAGGAAGCTTTTGCATCAGGAGAGACGGTAGTCTATAAAGATTATACTAATACTGAAGAAGGGCGAAAATTCTTAGGAAATCCTGCTGAGCCACAGAGTGAAACCTGGTATAATCTGGAAAATGGGGGAAAAAGAATTATCTATACACCTCGCGAGATTCATCCTAGAAATCATTTTTCAATTACCACAACCGGTCATGCGATAGATTTTTATAATGTTGCTTTTGAGGAGTATACATCAACTAATCAGAATTCAGCAAATCTGCCATCTGGTAATCAAATATGGTTTTTAAAAGAACTATTTTCATTTGTGGCCATGATTGGATTCTTCCTGCTTCTTGTCCCGTTAGTCTTACTTATATCAGATCTACCTTTCTTCTCAAAATTAAAAACAGAGATAAATCCAGAAATTAAAGGTCCTGGGACCAAAAAGGATAAGATCATCTATTGGATTATATTTAGTATCTCCGCTTTATTCCCGGCATTATTCTTTCCCACTCTGATGGATAAAGCCGGAACGGGTATGACAGTTCTTAAGGTGTTCTCAGTGCTTGTAATTGCCCTTTCTGTAGTTAAGGTAATTATGGGGTTTGTAAAGAAAGATAAAGAAGGGTTTAAGGCAATCATCACAGGACCAGCACTGTTATCTGCCGTATCTATTATTTTATTATTGATTTTGATTAATTCTTCAAATGTCCTTAAATTGAACAGTTATTTTAATGAACCAGCTACAAATCAAATTCTCTATTGGGCCATGGTAGTAACATCTGTAGTAGCAATAATTGGCCTGTTCACCCATTATTTAAATAAAAATTCACAGAGTATTTCTCTCAAGCAGTATGGTTTTGTTGTTAACTGGAAATCTATTTTAGCTAGTTTAGTAGCAGCCCTGGTTGCGGTGCTAATTGCATATCTAATTCTGTTTATCATTGATACAGTATTCAAAGTTGACTTTAGAATCTGGACATGGGCTGTAAAGACTTTTGGAAGCAGTCATTTGGTTGCTGCTTTGAAATATGCTCCTTTCTTTTTCCTGTATTTTTATGTGACCGGGATTACGGTTAATGCTAATACTGGACATATGAAGGGATGGAAGGGTTACGTGGCTGCCTCTGTATTGAATGTTGGAGGTCTGGTTCTGTATCTGATATTACAGTACGGGAAACTTTTTATTACTGGAACAGCACTCTTCCCTTCCCAGTCACTCAGCAGCATCTTACTGTTTGCCCTTATTCCAACTCTGCTTGTTGCCACTATTTATTCTAAAGTTCTTTTTAAAAGAACTGGTAATATATATACGGGAGTATTTTTAAATACATTCCTAGTTACAATGATTACGGTTGCCAACACTACCTTATATAGTGGTTTAATTTGA